Proteins encoded within one genomic window of Microbacterium sp. LKL04:
- a CDS encoding GNAT family N-acetyltransferase, whose amino-acid sequence MTLRTARLVLRDMRADDLPALRAILTDPVAMTAYEGAFTEAESQAWLDRNLQRYAEDGFGLWAVELVDAPGEMIGQCGITRQRIDDDEVLEVGYLFRRAYWHRGYATEAAAASRDWAFRDLDTPTVWAKVRDTNIASMNVAIRLGMTVRRRFVTRYRGVDMPHLGFAVDR is encoded by the coding sequence GTGACGCTGCGGACGGCCCGGCTCGTCCTCCGCGACATGCGCGCGGACGACCTGCCGGCGCTCCGGGCGATCCTCACCGACCCGGTCGCGATGACCGCGTACGAGGGGGCGTTCACCGAGGCGGAGTCCCAGGCCTGGCTGGACCGGAACCTGCAGCGTTACGCGGAGGACGGCTTCGGCCTGTGGGCCGTCGAGCTCGTCGACGCCCCGGGCGAGATGATCGGCCAGTGCGGCATCACCCGGCAACGGATCGACGACGACGAGGTCCTGGAGGTCGGGTACCTCTTCCGACGGGCGTACTGGCACCGGGGGTACGCGACGGAGGCTGCCGCGGCGTCGCGTGACTGGGCATTCCGGGACTTGGATACCCCGACCGTGTGGGCGAAGGTCCGCGACACGAACATCGCGTCGATGAACGTCGCCATCCGCCTCGGGATGACGGTCCGTCGCCGCTTCGTCACGCGCTACCGAGGCGTCGACATGCCGCACCTCGGGTTCGCGGTAGACCGTTAG
- the ileS gene encoding isoleucine--tRNA ligase, with the protein MTYPRSSAFGPAADAPAAVVPSPRFPDLERDILAFWEQDDTFRASIAQRDGADEWVFYDGPPFANGLPHYGHLLTGYAKDLFPRFQTMRGKKVDRVFGWDTHGLPAELEAMKQLGITEKSEIEEMGIAAFNAKARSSVLEYTQEWENYVTRQARWVDFERGYKTLDTGYMESVLWAFKELHDKDLAYEGHRVLPYCWRDETPLSNHELRMDDDVYKMRQDPSVTVTFPLVGAKAEALGLTAVRALAWTTTPWTLPTNLALAVGPDIEYVVLPGGPTGAADVHEDALEGQSHRYLLAADLLANYAKDLGYASADEARDAVDQTVRGAELADVAYDRLFDYYADEETWGTQHAWRILVDDYVTTTDGTGIVHQAPAYGEDDQRVTGAAGIPLIMSLDDGGRFLPQVTDVAGELWMDANRPLIRLLKAEGRLLREASYEHSYPHCWRCRNPLIYKAVSSWFVRVTSIKDRLVELNEQITWAPDNVKHGQFGKWLEGARDWSISRNRFWGSPIPVWKSDDPEYPRVDVYGSLEDLERDFGRLPVNEAGEVDLHRPFIDDLTRPNPDDPTGQSTMRRIEDVFDVWFDSGSMPYAQVHYPFENREWFDEHAPADFIVEYIGQTRGWFYVMHVLSGALFDRPAFSGVACHGIVLGSDGQKMSKSLRNYPDVSEVFDRDGSDAMRWFLMSSSVLRGGNLVVTEEGIRSGVREFLLPLWNAWYFFSTYANAAGGPDGAGYEARRRTDSTNVLDRHILALTGDLVRGVAADLEALDSTMAAAKLREFTEALTNWYIRRSRDRFWVGVDAADPTTTEAFDTLYTVLETLTRVAAPLIPLVSERVWQGLTGGRSVHLEDWPDADEFAPASDIRVAMDTVREVSSVANALRKKEGKRVRLPLANLTVAVGGADALAQFEDIVREELNVKAVQVVELTDGLAEQYGISQRLAVNARAAGPRLGKQVQHVIKGAKAGLWSEQDGVVVVDGIALEPGEYDLTLEAGGVAEGTAIALLPRGGFVLLDTTTTPELEAEGLARDVIRAVQDARKAAGFEVSDRIALQLTFDDTGDAEAVAAAFDVADVAGETLAVADLVATADGDTLRGEALRSTPEHTASVPVGTYANAGSFTIGVRRIGATS; encoded by the coding sequence ATGACCTACCCCCGATCTTCCGCCTTCGGCCCCGCAGCCGATGCGCCCGCGGCCGTCGTCCCGAGCCCGCGCTTCCCCGACCTCGAGCGCGACATCCTCGCCTTCTGGGAGCAGGACGACACGTTCCGCGCGTCGATCGCGCAGCGCGACGGCGCCGACGAGTGGGTGTTCTACGACGGCCCGCCGTTCGCCAACGGCCTGCCGCACTACGGCCACCTCCTCACCGGGTATGCGAAGGACCTCTTCCCGCGCTTCCAGACGATGCGCGGCAAGAAGGTCGACCGCGTCTTCGGCTGGGACACGCACGGCCTTCCTGCCGAACTCGAGGCCATGAAGCAGCTCGGCATCACCGAGAAGAGCGAGATCGAGGAGATGGGGATCGCCGCCTTCAACGCGAAGGCGCGCTCGTCCGTCCTCGAGTACACGCAGGAGTGGGAGAACTACGTCACCCGCCAAGCGCGGTGGGTCGACTTCGAGCGCGGCTACAAGACGCTCGACACCGGGTACATGGAATCCGTCCTCTGGGCCTTCAAGGAGCTCCACGACAAGGACCTCGCCTACGAGGGTCACCGCGTGCTGCCGTACTGCTGGCGCGACGAGACCCCCCTCTCGAACCACGAGCTGCGCATGGACGACGACGTCTACAAGATGCGCCAGGACCCGTCCGTGACGGTGACCTTCCCGCTCGTCGGCGCGAAGGCCGAGGCTCTGGGACTCACCGCGGTCCGGGCCCTCGCCTGGACGACGACTCCGTGGACCCTCCCGACCAACCTCGCGCTCGCCGTCGGCCCCGACATCGAGTACGTCGTCCTCCCGGGCGGACCCACGGGAGCAGCCGATGTCCACGAGGACGCCCTCGAGGGCCAGTCGCACCGCTACCTGCTGGCCGCGGACCTGCTCGCGAACTACGCGAAGGACCTCGGCTACGCCTCCGCCGACGAGGCCCGCGACGCCGTCGACCAGACCGTCCGCGGAGCGGAGCTCGCCGACGTCGCCTACGACCGGCTCTTCGACTACTACGCCGACGAGGAGACCTGGGGCACCCAGCACGCCTGGCGCATCCTCGTCGACGACTACGTCACGACGACCGACGGCACGGGCATCGTCCACCAGGCCCCGGCCTACGGTGAGGACGACCAGCGCGTGACGGGGGCCGCCGGCATCCCGCTCATCATGAGCCTCGACGACGGCGGACGCTTCCTGCCGCAGGTGACCGACGTCGCCGGCGAACTGTGGATGGACGCCAACCGCCCCCTCATCCGCCTGCTGAAGGCCGAGGGGCGCCTCCTGCGCGAGGCGTCGTACGAGCACTCGTACCCGCACTGCTGGCGCTGCCGGAACCCTCTCATCTACAAGGCCGTCTCGAGCTGGTTCGTCCGGGTCACCTCGATCAAGGACCGCCTCGTCGAGCTCAACGAGCAGATCACCTGGGCGCCCGACAACGTCAAGCACGGTCAGTTCGGCAAGTGGCTCGAGGGTGCGCGCGACTGGTCGATCAGCCGCAACCGGTTCTGGGGGTCGCCGATCCCGGTGTGGAAGAGCGACGACCCCGAGTACCCCCGCGTCGACGTCTACGGCTCGCTCGAGGACCTCGAGCGCGACTTCGGCCGGCTGCCGGTCAACGAGGCGGGCGAGGTCGACCTGCACCGCCCCTTCATCGACGACCTGACCCGTCCGAACCCCGACGACCCGACGGGTCAGTCGACGATGCGCCGCATCGAGGACGTCTTCGACGTGTGGTTCGACTCCGGGTCGATGCCGTACGCGCAGGTGCACTACCCCTTCGAGAACCGCGAGTGGTTCGACGAGCACGCCCCCGCCGACTTCATCGTCGAGTACATCGGGCAGACCCGCGGCTGGTTCTACGTGATGCACGTCCTGTCAGGCGCGCTGTTCGACCGCCCCGCGTTCTCGGGTGTCGCCTGTCACGGCATCGTGCTCGGCAGCGACGGGCAGAAGATGTCGAAGTCTCTGCGCAACTACCCCGACGTCAGCGAGGTGTTCGACCGCGACGGCTCCGACGCGATGCGCTGGTTCCTCATGAGCTCGTCGGTCCTCCGCGGCGGCAACCTCGTCGTCACCGAGGAGGGCATCCGCTCCGGTGTCCGCGAGTTCCTGCTGCCGCTGTGGAACGCGTGGTACTTCTTCTCGACGTACGCGAACGCGGCGGGCGGCCCCGACGGTGCCGGCTACGAGGCGCGTCGTCGGACGGACTCGACGAACGTCCTCGACCGCCACATCCTCGCGCTCACGGGCGATCTCGTCCGGGGCGTCGCCGCCGACCTCGAGGCGCTCGACTCGACGATGGCGGCCGCGAAGCTCCGCGAGTTCACCGAGGCGCTGACCAACTGGTACATCCGGCGCTCGCGCGACCGGTTCTGGGTGGGGGTGGATGCCGCCGACCCGACCACGACCGAGGCGTTCGACACGCTCTACACGGTGCTCGAGACGCTCACCCGCGTCGCGGCTCCGCTCATCCCGCTCGTGTCCGAGCGCGTCTGGCAGGGTCTCACCGGCGGGCGCAGCGTCCACCTCGAGGACTGGCCGGACGCCGATGAGTTCGCTCCGGCATCCGACATCCGCGTGGCGATGGACACCGTCCGCGAGGTCTCGTCCGTCGCGAACGCCCTCCGCAAGAAGGAGGGCAAGCGCGTGCGTCTGCCGCTCGCGAACCTCACGGTCGCGGTGGGCGGTGCCGACGCGCTCGCGCAGTTCGAGGACATCGTGCGCGAGGAGCTCAACGTCAAGGCCGTTCAGGTCGTCGAGCTCACCGACGGCCTGGCAGAGCAGTACGGCATCAGCCAGCGCCTCGCCGTCAACGCTCGCGCGGCAGGTCCCCGCCTCGGCAAGCAGGTGCAGCACGTCATCAAGGGCGCCAAGGCGGGCCTGTGGAGCGAGCAGGACGGCGTGGTCGTCGTCGACGGCATCGCACTCGAGCCGGGCGAGTACGACCTCACGCTCGAGGCGGGCGGCGTCGCCGAGGGCACCGCGATCGCGCTCCTGCCGCGCGGCGGATTCGTGCTGCTCGACACCACCACGACGCCCGAGCTCGAGGCAGAAGGTCTCGCGCGCGACGTCATCCGCGCCGTGCAGGACGCCCGTAAGGCGGCCGGCTTCGAGGTGAGCGACCGCATCGCGCTGCAGCTCACGTTCGACGACACCGGCGACGCCGAGGCGGTCGCCGCCGCGTTCGACGTGGCCGACGTCGCGGGGGAGACCCTCGCGGTTGCCGACCTCGTCGCCACCGCCGACGGCGACACCCTGCGCGGCGAGGCTCTGCGCTCGACGCCGGAGCACACGGCATCCGTCCCCGTCGGCACGTACGCGAACGCCGGCTCCTTCACGATCGGCGTGCGCCGGATCGGAGCGACCTCATGA
- a CDS encoding bifunctional folylpolyglutamate synthase/dihydrofolate synthase, with protein sequence MSDRTRADAVYAALLERQGERWVEPRVERTRRALELLGDPQRTYRVIHVTGTNGKTSTSRIAESIVRAHGLRTGLFTSPHLERFTERIMVDGEPIADAAIADAWDEIAPIVALVDEELDGTDEPPLTFFELLTVLAFVAFADAPVDVAVIEVGMGGAWDSTNTADGDVAVFAPIDIDHADKLGDTIGEIATVKSGIIKPNAAVVSAAQQTAALSVLTTAARAQGASLAVEGEQFGLLDQKLAVGGQLLTVRGLAATYDELYLPLYGAHQGHNAALAVAAVESLIGGGSQPIAADVLADGLGNVTSPGRLQLVGIAPTVLVDSAHNPHGARSLVAALGDSFDFDDWGLVLGAFADKDVAGIVQTLAPAVAHVFATAPESDRAEEPDAVADLVEQTETPVTVHRDLAEAAEAARAWAAESDRRAVVIAGSVVLAGEAVVLAEAEDWKSGYRS encoded by the coding sequence ATGAGCGACCGGACACGAGCGGACGCCGTCTACGCGGCGCTCCTGGAGCGGCAGGGCGAGCGGTGGGTCGAACCCCGCGTCGAACGCACCCGCCGTGCGCTGGAACTCCTCGGCGACCCGCAGCGGACCTACCGCGTCATCCATGTGACGGGAACGAACGGCAAGACCTCGACGAGTCGCATCGCCGAGTCGATCGTCCGTGCTCACGGGCTTCGGACCGGGCTCTTCACGAGCCCGCACCTGGAGCGTTTCACGGAACGGATCATGGTCGACGGCGAGCCCATCGCCGATGCCGCGATCGCGGACGCATGGGATGAGATCGCGCCCATCGTCGCGCTCGTCGACGAAGAGCTCGACGGCACGGACGAGCCTCCGCTGACCTTCTTCGAGCTGCTCACCGTGCTCGCCTTCGTCGCGTTCGCCGACGCCCCCGTCGACGTCGCGGTGATCGAAGTGGGCATGGGCGGTGCGTGGGACTCGACGAACACCGCCGACGGCGACGTCGCGGTGTTCGCGCCGATCGACATCGACCACGCCGACAAGCTCGGCGACACGATCGGCGAGATCGCCACCGTGAAGTCCGGCATCATCAAGCCGAACGCCGCCGTGGTGTCTGCGGCCCAGCAGACCGCGGCGCTCAGCGTGCTGACGACGGCTGCGCGAGCTCAGGGTGCGTCGCTGGCGGTCGAGGGGGAGCAGTTCGGTCTGCTCGACCAGAAGCTCGCCGTCGGCGGTCAGCTGCTGACCGTCCGCGGACTCGCGGCCACGTACGACGAGCTCTACCTGCCCCTGTACGGCGCGCACCAGGGTCACAACGCCGCGTTGGCGGTCGCCGCCGTCGAGTCCCTCATCGGTGGCGGGTCGCAGCCCATCGCCGCCGACGTGCTCGCCGACGGGCTCGGCAACGTGACCTCGCCGGGACGTCTCCAGCTCGTCGGCATCGCGCCCACCGTCCTCGTCGACAGTGCGCACAACCCGCACGGAGCCCGCTCGCTGGTCGCGGCCCTCGGCGACTCGTTCGATTTCGACGACTGGGGTCTCGTGCTCGGCGCCTTCGCCGACAAGGACGTCGCGGGGATCGTGCAGACGCTCGCCCCCGCGGTCGCGCACGTGTTCGCGACCGCTCCGGAGTCCGACCGGGCGGAGGAGCCGGATGCCGTCGCCGACCTCGTCGAGCAGACCGAGACACCCGTCACGGTCCACCGCGACCTCGCCGAGGCGGCCGAGGCGGCACGCGCGTGGGCGGCGGAATCCGACCGCCGTGCCGTGGTGATCGCCGGCAGCGTCGTGCTCGCCGGGGAGGCCGTCGTGCTCGCCGAAGCGGAGGACTGGAAGTCGGGGTACCGTTCGTGA
- a CDS encoding DUF4233 domain-containing protein: protein MSRQPRPRRQPRPRRQRGARESLLSVILGFESIVAFLAGLAVYGLRALPAGIEPWWGIVGGAVLGVVMIILSGFTRYRWGVIAGFALQVLIALGAFLVPALLIAAAVFGALYVYGTIKGGALDERNATLAAEAEKNGD from the coding sequence GTGAGCCGTCAGCCCCGTCCGCGACGACAGCCCCGTCCGCGACGACAGCGCGGCGCGCGCGAGTCGCTCCTCTCGGTGATCCTCGGCTTCGAGTCGATCGTCGCGTTCCTGGCAGGTCTCGCCGTCTACGGCCTGCGTGCCCTTCCCGCAGGCATCGAGCCGTGGTGGGGGATCGTCGGCGGCGCGGTCCTCGGTGTCGTCATGATCATCCTCAGCGGGTTCACGCGCTACCGCTGGGGTGTCATCGCGGGCTTCGCCCTGCAGGTCCTCATCGCTCTCGGTGCGTTCCTCGTGCCGGCGCTCCTGATCGCCGCCGCCGTTTTCGGCGCGCTGTACGTGTATGGCACCATCAAGGGCGGCGCGCTCGACGAGCGCAACGCCACACTCGCCGCCGAGGCGGAGAAGAACGGAGACTGA
- the ndk gene encoding nucleoside-diphosphate kinase produces MATEQTLVLVKPDGVARGLTGAILARIEAKGYSLVDIRLVEPDRERLEQHYAEHEGKPFYEPLLEFMMSGPSVAIRLAGNRVIEGFRSLAGTTDPTTAAPGTIRGDFGRDWGLAVQQNLVHGSDSVESANRELAIWFD; encoded by the coding sequence ATGGCCACCGAACAGACACTCGTCCTCGTGAAGCCCGACGGCGTCGCGCGCGGGCTGACCGGCGCGATCCTCGCCCGCATCGAGGCGAAGGGGTACTCGCTCGTCGACATCCGCCTCGTGGAGCCGGACCGCGAACGCCTCGAGCAGCACTACGCCGAGCACGAGGGCAAGCCGTTCTACGAGCCGCTGCTGGAGTTCATGATGTCCGGGCCGTCCGTGGCGATCCGCCTCGCCGGCAACCGCGTCATCGAGGGCTTCCGCTCGCTCGCGGGGACCACCGACCCGACCACGGCAGCGCCCGGCACGATCCGTGGCGACTTCGGTCGCGATTGGGGCCTGGCCGTGCAGCAGAACCTCGTCCACGGCAGCGACAGCGTCGAATCCGCGAACCGCGAACTCGCGATCTGGTTCGACTGA
- a CDS encoding vitamin K epoxide reductase family protein: MTTRTRSPRPTVFAIWLIFAGVVGWIAAFALTTEKFSLLENPGSSASCDISILVQCGKNLDSAQGSVFGFPNPILGLTGWVAPIVVGAALLAGARFARWFWLLFGLGVTAAFAFVLWLITQSIFVLATLCPWCMVTWSVTIPTFFAVAVHLVREGAIPASAAIRRRADALMAWTPLMAIVAFAVVGVIAQVRLDWIAEFTR; the protein is encoded by the coding sequence ATGACCACGCGGACCCGCTCTCCCCGCCCGACCGTCTTCGCCATCTGGCTGATCTTCGCCGGTGTCGTGGGATGGATCGCCGCGTTCGCGCTGACCACCGAGAAGTTCTCGCTCCTCGAAAACCCCGGCTCCTCGGCATCCTGCGACATCAGCATCCTGGTCCAGTGCGGGAAGAACCTCGATTCGGCGCAGGGATCGGTGTTCGGATTCCCGAACCCGATCCTCGGTCTCACCGGCTGGGTCGCCCCGATCGTGGTGGGTGCGGCGCTCCTGGCGGGGGCACGGTTCGCGCGGTGGTTCTGGCTGCTGTTCGGGCTCGGGGTGACCGCCGCGTTCGCCTTCGTGCTGTGGCTCATCACGCAGAGCATCTTCGTGCTCGCGACCCTCTGCCCGTGGTGCATGGTGACGTGGTCGGTCACGATCCCGACGTTCTTCGCCGTGGCCGTCCACCTCGTCAGGGAGGGCGCGATACCGGCATCCGCAGCCATTCGGCGCCGGGCCGACGCGCTGATGGCGTGGACACCGCTGATGGCGATCGTCGCATTCGCCGTCGTCGGTGTCATCGCTCAGGTGCGCCTGGACTGGATCGCGGAGTTCACCCGCTGA
- a CDS encoding Rne/Rng family ribonuclease yields the protein MADEKNDTAASDAIDGDLTPETSEQTEQAAEITPAPVAEAPDETAAEAPAAQPDGVAEPEQVAEPEQVAEAEAVAEPEAPAEPQQDAEPEAPTEPEIPTAVSLGLLPEQFVSAVSTALHFYAPEVAPLPALPRDESEREDREEAGAEASGGSRRRNRRRGGGSAPEQSDEPAGPRRRAVEVITEPQRIKGSTRLEAKKQRRRDGREAGRRRAVVTEAEFLARRESVDRDMIVRSRGGRIQIGVLEDNVLVEHYVARNQDASLIGNVYLGRVQNVLPSMEAAFVDIGRGRNAVLYSGEVDWDAVETGNQPRRIELALKSGDRVLVQVTKDPVGHKGARLTSQISLPGRYLVYVPGGAMNGISRKLPDTERARLKKILKEVLPESSGVIVRTAAEGATEEQLTRDVQRLTSQWEHISAQAQTGQAPALLHSEPDLLVKIVRDVFNEDFRKMLIQGDEAYDTITSYLTGVAPDLLERIEKYEGEQDPFDVFRVTEQIEKALDRKVWLPSGGSLVIDRTEAMTVVDVNTGKFVGTGGNLEETVTKNNLEAAEEIVRQLRLRDIGGIIVVDFIDMVLESNRDLVLRRLVECLSRDRTKHQVAEVTSLGLVQMTRKKIGLGLLETFSEACEVCAGRGVIVHHDPVVKHRSSGGDRGNGNGGNGNNRRPRQNGGASQSQGGGNAPAAPGHTHVITEGVKSALAQIAASTIQPHEEAAAAAVEEPVAAERPERAKRPRRKKADSAPKSDADRLLDSVLEALPEPKAPGQGRARRRVTTAALTGTPVQTASNED from the coding sequence ATGGCAGATGAGAAGAACGACACAGCAGCATCCGATGCGATCGACGGCGATCTGACGCCCGAGACGAGCGAGCAGACGGAGCAGGCCGCGGAGATCACCCCGGCACCCGTCGCTGAGGCACCGGACGAGACTGCGGCTGAGGCGCCGGCCGCTCAGCCGGATGGTGTGGCCGAGCCCGAGCAGGTCGCGGAGCCCGAGCAGGTCGCCGAGGCTGAGGCGGTCGCTGAGCCCGAGGCGCCCGCGGAGCCCCAGCAGGACGCCGAGCCCGAGGCGCCCACTGAGCCCGAGATCCCGACAGCGGTCAGCTTGGGCCTGCTTCCGGAGCAGTTCGTCTCGGCCGTGTCGACCGCTCTGCACTTCTACGCGCCCGAGGTCGCCCCGTTGCCGGCGCTGCCCAGGGATGAGAGCGAGCGCGAGGACCGCGAGGAGGCCGGAGCCGAGGCATCCGGTGGATCCCGCCGTCGCAATCGTCGCCGTGGCGGCGGCAGCGCCCCTGAGCAGAGCGACGAGCCCGCCGGGCCCCGTCGCCGTGCCGTCGAGGTCATCACCGAACCGCAGCGGATCAAGGGTTCCACGCGGCTCGAGGCCAAGAAGCAGCGTCGTCGAGATGGACGCGAGGCCGGCCGTCGCCGCGCCGTCGTCACCGAGGCCGAGTTCCTCGCCCGGCGCGAGTCCGTCGACCGCGACATGATCGTCCGTTCGCGCGGCGGCCGCATTCAGATCGGCGTGCTCGAGGACAACGTCCTCGTCGAGCACTACGTCGCCCGCAACCAGGACGCATCGCTCATCGGCAACGTGTACCTCGGTCGTGTGCAGAACGTCCTCCCCAGCATGGAGGCCGCCTTCGTCGATATCGGTCGGGGCCGTAACGCCGTGCTGTACTCCGGCGAGGTCGATTGGGATGCCGTCGAGACGGGCAACCAGCCCCGCCGCATCGAGCTCGCCCTCAAGTCCGGCGACCGCGTCCTCGTGCAGGTCACGAAGGACCCCGTGGGTCACAAGGGCGCCCGCCTGACGAGCCAGATCTCGCTTCCGGGGCGGTACCTCGTGTACGTGCCGGGCGGTGCCATGAACGGCATTTCGCGCAAGCTCCCCGATACCGAGCGGGCGCGTCTGAAGAAGATCCTCAAGGAGGTCCTGCCGGAGTCCTCGGGCGTCATCGTCCGAACGGCGGCGGAAGGCGCCACCGAGGAGCAGCTGACGCGCGACGTCCAGCGTCTCACCTCGCAGTGGGAGCACATCAGCGCGCAGGCCCAGACGGGCCAGGCTCCGGCCCTCCTGCACTCCGAGCCCGACCTCCTGGTCAAGATCGTCCGCGACGTCTTCAACGAGGACTTCCGCAAGATGCTCATCCAGGGCGACGAGGCGTACGACACCATCACGTCGTATCTGACGGGCGTCGCTCCCGACCTGCTCGAGCGCATCGAGAAGTACGAGGGCGAGCAGGACCCGTTCGACGTCTTCCGCGTCACGGAGCAGATCGAGAAGGCGCTGGACCGCAAGGTGTGGCTGCCCTCCGGCGGTTCCCTCGTGATCGACCGCACCGAGGCGATGACGGTCGTCGACGTCAACACCGGCAAGTTCGTCGGCACCGGCGGAAACCTCGAAGAGACGGTCACGAAGAACAACCTCGAGGCCGCGGAGGAGATCGTCCGCCAGCTGCGCCTTCGCGACATCGGCGGCATCATCGTCGTCGACTTCATCGACATGGTGCTCGAGTCCAACCGAGACCTCGTCCTCCGTCGCCTCGTCGAGTGCCTGAGCCGCGACCGGACGAAGCACCAGGTCGCCGAGGTCACGTCGCTCGGCCTTGTGCAGATGACCCGCAAGAAGATCGGCCTGGGCCTGCTCGAGACCTTCAGCGAGGCGTGCGAGGTGTGCGCCGGCCGCGGCGTCATCGTCCACCACGACCCCGTCGTCAAGCACCGCTCCTCGGGCGGCGACCGCGGCAACGGCAACGGTGGCAACGGGAACAACCGTCGGCCGCGTCAGAACGGCGGAGCGTCGCAGAGCCAGGGCGGCGGAAACGCTCCCGCAGCCCCGGGGCACACGCACGTCATCACGGAGGGTGTGAAGTCGGCGCTCGCGCAGATCGCGGCATCCACCATCCAGCCTCACGAAGAGGCTGCTGCCGCGGCCGTGGAAGAACCCGTCGCCGCGGAGCGTCCCGAGCGGGCGAAGCGTCCCCGTCGCAAGAAGGCCGACTCGGCACCCAAGAGTGACGCCGACCGACTCCTCGACTCGGTGCTCGAGGCTCTTCCGGAGCCGAAGGCGCCCGGTCAGGGCCGTGCGCGCCGGCGCGTCACGACCGCTGCCCTCACGGGTACGCCGGTCCAGACCGCGTCGAACGAGGACTGA
- a CDS encoding DUF4031 domain-containing protein: protein MAILVDSAMWPAHGKLWAHLVSDSDLAELHAFAAGHGIPPRAFDRDHYDVPEDVIDRLVAGGAERVGAHELVRRLIASGLRVTARERRGQ from the coding sequence ATGGCCATCCTCGTCGACTCCGCGATGTGGCCCGCCCACGGCAAGCTCTGGGCCCACCTGGTCTCGGACAGCGACCTCGCCGAGCTCCACGCATTCGCGGCGGGGCACGGCATCCCGCCCCGCGCATTCGACCGCGATCACTACGACGTGCCCGAAGACGTGATCGACAGGCTGGTCGCAGGCGGCGCGGAGCGCGTCGGAGCGCACGAGCTGGTGCGGCGTCTGATCGCTTCGGGCCTGCGCGTCACCGCCCGCGAACGTCGCGGGCAGTGA
- the rplU gene encoding 50S ribosomal protein L21 codes for MVYAVVRAGGRQEKVQVGTIVVLDRQSAKVGDKIELPAVLFVDGDAVTTDADKLAKVKVTAEVLGEERGPKIIIQKFKNKTGYKKRQGHRQDLTRVKITGIK; via the coding sequence GTGGTTTACGCAGTTGTGCGCGCCGGTGGCCGTCAGGAGAAGGTTCAGGTCGGCACCATCGTCGTCCTCGACCGTCAGTCGGCCAAGGTCGGCGACAAGATCGAGCTCCCCGCCGTCCTGTTCGTCGACGGCGACGCCGTGACGACCGACGCCGACAAGCTCGCCAAGGTCAAGGTCACCGCCGAGGTCCTCGGTGAAGAGCGCGGCCCGAAGATCATCATCCAGAAGTTCAAGAACAAGACCGGCTACAAGAAGCGCCAGGGCCACCGTCAGGACCTCACGCGCGTCAAGATCACCGGCATCAAGTAA
- the rpmA gene encoding 50S ribosomal protein L27 yields MAHKKGASSTRNGRDSNAQRLGVKRFGGQQVLAGEIIVRQRGTHFHPGAGVGRGGDDTLFALAAGAVEFGTKGGRKVVNIVSVAE; encoded by the coding sequence ATGGCACACAAAAAGGGCGCAAGCTCCACCCGTAACGGTCGTGACTCCAACGCACAGCGCCTCGGCGTGAAGCGCTTCGGTGGTCAGCAGGTCCTCGCCGGCGAGATCATCGTCCGCCAGCGCGGTACCCACTTCCACCCCGGCGCCGGTGTCGGCCGCGGTGGCGACGACACGCTGTTCGCTCTGGCCGCCGGTGCGGTCGAGTTCGGCACGAAGGGCGGCCGTAAGGTCGTCAACATCGTGTCGGTCGCTGAGTGA